The proteins below come from a single Zea mays cultivar B73 chromosome 8, Zm-B73-REFERENCE-NAM-5.0, whole genome shotgun sequence genomic window:
- the LOC100282970 gene encoding NADP-dependent oxidoreductase P1, translating to MATTATNRRVILKEYVEGYPREEHMELLQGAEVPLRLTGAEPAGSVLVRNLYLSCDPYMRPKMSRPLRESYTAAFVPGDTITGYGVARVVDSSDPRLAPGDLVWGITGWEDYSVVTPPATRLLSKISHHGVGEGAGVPLSYYTGILGMPGLTAYVGFHEICAPKKGETVFVSAASGAVGQLVGQFARLAGCHVVGSAGSREKVELLKTRFGFHDAFNYKEEPDLGAALKRCFPDGIDIYFENVGGAMLDAVLLNMRVHGRIAVCGLISQYNLADGEKDAVRNLAAVISKRLRLQGFIEPDHKHLYPQYEAWVLPYIRDGTLAYVEDVAEGLESAPKALIGLFHGRNVGKQLVRVADDE from the coding sequence atggcgacgacggcgacgaaCCGGCGGGTGATCCTCAAGGAGTACGTGGAGGGATATCCTCGCGAGGAGCACATGGAGCTGCTCCAGGGCGCCGAGGTTCCCCTCCGCCTGACGGGCGCCGAGCCGGCCGGGTCCGTCCTCGTCAGGAACCTCTACCTCTCCTGCGACCCCTACATGCGGCCCAAGATGTCGCGCCCGCTGCGGGAGTCCTACACGGCCGCCTTCGTCCCGGGCGACACCATCACAGGCTACGGCGTCGCGCGCGTGGTCGACTCCTCCGACCCGCGCCTCGCGCCCGGGGACCTCGTCTGGGGCATCACCGGCTGGGAGGACTACAGCGTCGTGACGCCGCCCGCCAccaggctcctctccaagatctcCCACCACGGGGTCGGGGAGGGGGCGGGCGTGCCGCTGTCCTACTACACCGGCATCCTCGGCATGCCGGGGCTCACCGCGTACGTGGGCTTCCACGAGATCTGCGCGCCGAAGAAGGGCGAGACCGTGTTCGTGTCCGCCGCGTCCGGCGCCGTCGGCCAGCTGGTGGGCCAGTTCGCCAGGCTCGCCGGCTGCCACGTCGTCGGCAGCGCCGGGTCCCGGGAGAAGGTGGAGCTGCTCAAGACCAGGTTCGGCTTCCACGACGCCTTCAACTACAAGGAGGAGCCCGACCTCGGCGCCGCGCTCAAGCGCTGCTTCCCCGACGGCATCGACATCTACTTCGAGAACGTCGGCGGCGCCATGCTCGACGCCGTCCTGCTCAACATGCGCGTGCACGGACGGATCGCCGTCTGCGGGCTCATCTCGCAGTACAACCTGGCGGACGGGGAGAAGGACGCCGTGCGCAACCTCGCCGCCGTCATCTCCAAGCGCCTCCGCCTGCAGGGGTTCATCGAGCCCGACCACAAGCACCTCTACCCGCAGTACGAGGCGTGGGTGCTGCCGTACATCAGGGACGGCACGCTCGCCTACGTCGAGGACGTCGCCGAGGGGCTCGAGAGCGCGCCCAAGGCGCTCATAGGACTCTTCCACGGTCGCAACGTCGGAAAGCAGCTcgtccgcgtcgccgacgacgagtGA